In Deinococcus humi, the genomic window CAGAGGGAACCGGCCCCCAACTTGAGAACGAATACACTTACCCTGAGTTGATGGCGCCCTGGAAGGATCCTCTCGCCCGAACATTCTGCGCGGCTGAATGTCTGGGCTCGTAGTGGAGACGCCGATCGATTCACCGGAAAATCCCTATCCCTCGTACCTTAGCCTCAGTTTCGAGCTCACCTTCCTTCAGCCGAACCAGGTCAGGCAGTAACCCGCTCAAGGTGTCAACTTACAAATGAGCGTTTATGGACTGCTGCAGACGAACGCCCGCCGCCGCTCGCAATGCCATTGTGGAGGGGAGCCAGCAAAACCTGTTCTGAGGGCACAGGCAAGTCCGGGCCCGCAGTGTTGACGTTCTTACGTTGGGCAGCCCAGAGGCACCGAGATGTTGGTTGGCCCGGCCACGTCATCGCATTGCCAGGAGGGCCCCTTGCGGATTGCCATTTTTGGACGGGTGTTCAAGGTGGCTGTTTGGGTGGATGACGTAACGCCAATTAGTGTCCACATTGAAGATTTGGCGTAGGGTGAAGGCCCGTGACCGCGTCCTCTCAGCCCTGCTCCGCCCGGCCCCTCCCATGACCCTGGTCCGCTCGGGTGACACTCTGGCCCTCACCAACCTTAGCGATCAGGCCCTGCGGGTCCGCGCCGTTGAAGCCGCGAGCACCTACGACGTCGAGACCCTGGTCCAGGTCACTTGGGCGTATATGACCGCCGGCAGTCGCAAGGGGGCCCGAACCAGTCCGAAAACTCTGGCGGCTTACCGCCTGGCCGTGCGCGACTTCGTGCCCTGGGCACAGGAGCATGGTGTGCAACTGCTTCGGCCGGGGCGCCGGGATGGCGGGCGATACGTCGCTCAACTGCAAACGCGGCCCTCGCAGGGGCGTGGGCGCAGGGGAACCCTCTCGGCGTCCACCGTCGCGCAATATGTCGCAGGCGCCCGCGCCCTGTACCGGGCCCTGAGCTGGGCCGGCGCCACCGACGCCCAGCCCTTTCAGGATGCCCACGTCCCGCCGGACCCCACACCGGGCATTGTCAAGAACCCCCCTTACATGCGCGAGATTGATGAGGTGCTCCAGCACTGCGAGCCGCGGCTGGCCACCTTGTTGCTGCTGTGTGCCCACGCCGGCCTGCGGGTCAGCGAGGCGCTGAGCGTCAAGACCGCCGATATTCAGGGCACAACGTTGACCGTGCACGGCAAGGGGGGCAAAATCCGCCGGGTCCCACTGGGGAAACGCGTGCGGGCTGCGATTGCTGGTCTTCCGCCCCTCCGCGCGGACGGCGCCCTGTTCATCTGGACGTATCACCAGGCGAAATACCGGATGTCTACGGCCTTTCGTGCAGCGGGTCAAGGGCACGCTTGGCGGGGTTTTCACGCGGCCAGAAAGCATTCGGGAACGCGCCTGTACCGCGCCACCCGGGATTTTACCCGGGTGGGCCTCTTCCTCGGTCACGCCTCGGTCGATACCACCCGCCGTTACGTGGCATTAGAAGAAAACGACGTCCAGAGTGAGGTGGAAGACTTCTAGTCTTCCAATGTCCCGCTCAGGAGCTGCCGAGAGCGGTCCCATAAGGACACGGCGTGAAATCGGAAAGCAGCGGCAGGGACCCGGCATGATGTCGGCGACACCTGCTTCTCCCCATTACCGTACCGCCTGCTTAGCCCCTAGGATGGGGTTCAGGTTGGTGGGGTGTAGCATCGTCCCCGGCCGCTCAGCCTCATCATCCTGCCTTGGAGAAAGACAACATGGGAAAGGGTGGTGTCATCGGTCAGAAGGTCAGAAGTGGCCACTGTTTGAGGCCCGAATGGCGGCGGCCAGGAGCTTACAGTCACGGCAACCAGCGCTAGCTTGACAGCACGCTTAAGAAGTGGCTTGCCGTTTGAACTGCAAAACCCCTCCGTCGTCCAGCCAGGTGGACCGTGGAGGGGCGTGCCTGAGACGACAGGCGGGTTCAGGAGGAGGGGATGCGCACGCCGCCGCCGATAATCAGCTTCTCGACGGTCTTGATCTGCTGCTGCACCTTGGGCGTGATCAGCGCCTGGTTGTAGCGGTCAATGGCCAGTGAGACCCCGCCGTTGCTCAGGCCGAAGCTGCGGTCACCCTCGTGCCAC contains:
- a CDS encoding tyrosine-type recombinase/integrase, which produces MTLVRSGDTLALTNLSDQALRVRAVEAASTYDVETLVQVTWAYMTAGSRKGARTSPKTLAAYRLAVRDFVPWAQEHGVQLLRPGRRDGGRYVAQLQTRPSQGRGRRGTLSASTVAQYVAGARALYRALSWAGATDAQPFQDAHVPPDPTPGIVKNPPYMREIDEVLQHCEPRLATLLLLCAHAGLRVSEALSVKTADIQGTTLTVHGKGGKIRRVPLGKRVRAAIAGLPPLRADGALFIWTYHQAKYRMSTAFRAAGQGHAWRGFHAARKHSGTRLYRATRDFTRVGLFLGHASVDTTRRYVALEENDVQSEVEDF